TCTGACTATAATATACCCGGCTTCTGAATATACAACCGACATATTAATCTCAGCCGCTCCTGCATCACCGAAAAGTCCTGCCAGAATCTCCTGGAGGAGATAATAGACAGTTTTTCCGTCAGGAACTGCACCATGGGGCACAACCCTTGCAAGAATGTACCTCTTCTTCTCTCTCATAGTCGGAGGGACAGGTTTCATGCAGAGATCACCTCTACACTCTCCGCCGGATTTAAAATCCTTTCAACAGACGTGAGAGACTGCCTCACCTCATCCGTAGTCATGCCAAAGAGTGAACAGATATTCTCCACTTCACGGATACCTTTCATCTCCGGATATGAACGGGCGCCGGATGAGACAGAGAGCATAAAGCCGTATTTCCGTGAAAATTTCAGTATGTCCCCATACATCGTCAGTGTCTTCTGCCTTAAAAATCCGGATTTTCTGATTATTGCAGACAGGTCAATATCCACTGCCACACCCTTCTCAGCAGCATATCTTGCAGATACATCATCAAAAGATCTCCTCTCGCATCTCTCAATTCCTTTTAAAATATTTACCTTCCCGGATGAGATGACGGATCTGTTAAAAGAGGCATCACCTGCATATGCGGCAATGATATCACAACCCCTGCACTCCTTCTTCAGGATTTTCCGGAAGTCGTTAAACCCGGAAGAGCAGATAAGGCAGCCTTTCAGGAGAGATACACCGTAAAACTCCCCTGAAGTTTCACAGTCCATACAGACCAGACGCCCGTACCCGAGATAACGGCCCTCAAGCGCCATCCTGCGGACACTCGAATCTCCGGAAGGGTACGGATATACGCAGGCGTCAGAATATAACATACAATAAGAGATCCTTAAAAAAAGAAAAAATTATTTCCCTTTGTTCTCGTTGGAACGGATACTCGGGCGGGTCTTTTCAGTTCCCTTGCCTCTTTTACCCATTCCACGTCCCTTAACACCGGCGCTGGTCTTACCACGCTCAGCACGTCCCCTGTGAACAGAGTCTGCCATCCATGAGAGATGCGGATCGTTTTTGATCGCCGGGTGATGTCCGTCAACAAGAATGACTTCATACCACTTTGCTCTTCCGTCCTGACCTACCCAGTAGGAGTTGAGAACTTCCATGTTGACATAGCGGACCGATGCACGCTCTTCAGCGATTCTCTGGATGCTCTTGCCGGCAGTGCGGCGGCGCATACCCATACGGTTAGTACGGCGTCCGCGGATATAACGCGGAACTCTGCGGCCACCACGGCGTACCTTCACACGGACTACGATGATACCCTGCTTTGCACGGTACCCAAGAGTGCGTGCACGGTCAATCCTGGTTGGGCGGTTAATACGAACGATACTGCCTTCTCTGCGCCAGTCCTGCATCCTGTGCCAGAGAAGATCTTTAACTTCCGATTTGTCCGGACGCTTCCATGCGTCACGAACGTATGAATACATAGATTTTGACATTTGTCATCACCTTAAAGGTTCAGCCCAAATTTTATGGGCCACATCCCTTTCTCCTGATGGGACTAATCCAACAGTTCTTTACAAGTTTGTCCGGGAGAGTATTAAAGTAATGGGCAGAGCGCCGGAAAATTCCCGGACTGCAAAAACAGCAGATCTTCACCGGCCCGAAAAAAAGCAGTATTGTAATCCGGAAAAAAGGGCAGGATTACATATATCTGCCGGATTCAGCCCTTAATCTTCTCAATTACGTGAACGTCCTCAATTCCGGTTTCAGGATACTGTCCGTCCTCATCTTTTTCAGCGGATTTTACCATATCCCAGACTGTCAGAAGCGCGACTGAAACTCCGGTGAGGGCCTCCATCTCAATACCAGTCCGTCCGAATGTCTTTGCAGTGCACTTCGCCTCGATATAGCTCTCATCCTCACCAAATTCAAAATCAACCGAGACCGAGCTTACCGGAATCGGGTGGCACATAGGAATCAGGTTTGATGTATGCTTGGCCGCCATAATACCGGCGACCCTTGCTGTGGCAAGGACATTGCCCTTTATGACATCCCCGTTCTTTATAGCATCAAGAGTTTCAGGCCGGAGGTATATCCTGCCGCCGGCTGTTGCCTGCCTTGATACGTCCTTCTTCTCCGATATATCGACCATGCTTGCACGATCGTTTTCTATGTGTGTAAATTCAGGCATAGTTTAAATCTCCATATTCATTATTTCCGGTATTTTATCAATAATATCGGATGCTAAAAGTCCGTTTTGGTATAGCCCGGCGGCCTTCTCTCCTGCCGCCCCGTTTATCCACGCCGAAATGCACGCTGCATCAAAAGCACTCATACGGCTGAAGAGTGCACCTGTAAGACCGGCAAGGACATCCCCTGTGCCGCCTTTTGTCATAGCCGGAGAGCCGGTCCGGTTGAAACGGACAGACCCTCCGTCTGATATTACATCAGTTGCACCTTTAAGAAGTACTGTGAGCCTGCCATCTGCACTTCCGGCGAAATTCCGGACTGACATCCCCCTGGCATAGAGATCCTTCGGGGGAAGACTTCCGGAAATTCTCTTAAATTCTCCAGAATGAGGAGTGATTATGGTTTCATTGCCAAATGGCAGAGGATAATTTAAGGCATCGGCAT
The sequence above is a segment of the Methanoplanus limicola DSM 2279 genome. Coding sequences within it:
- a CDS encoding RNase P subunit p30 family protein translates to MLYSDACVYPYPSGDSSVRRMALEGRYLGYGRLVCMDCETSGEFYGVSLLKGCLICSSGFNDFRKILKKECRGCDIIAAYAGDASFNRSVISSGKVNILKGIERCERRSFDDVSARYAAEKGVAVDIDLSAIIRKSGFLRQKTLTMYGDILKFSRKYGFMLSVSSGARSYPEMKGIREVENICSLFGMTTDEVRQSLTSVERILNPAESVEVISA
- a CDS encoding 50S ribosomal protein L15e, whose protein sequence is MSKSMYSYVRDAWKRPDKSEVKDLLWHRMQDWRREGSIVRINRPTRIDRARTLGYRAKQGIIVVRVKVRRGGRRVPRYIRGRRTNRMGMRRRTAGKSIQRIAEERASVRYVNMEVLNSYWVGQDGRAKWYEVILVDGHHPAIKNDPHLSWMADSVHRGRAERGKTSAGVKGRGMGKRGKGTEKTRPSIRSNENKGK
- the moaC gene encoding cyclic pyranopterin monophosphate synthase MoaC; translation: MPEFTHIENDRASMVDISEKKDVSRQATAGGRIYLRPETLDAIKNGDVIKGNVLATARVAGIMAAKHTSNLIPMCHPIPVSSVSVDFEFGEDESYIEAKCTAKTFGRTGIEMEALTGVSVALLTVWDMVKSAEKDEDGQYPETGIEDVHVIEKIKG